A DNA window from Nerophis lumbriciformis linkage group LG03, RoL_Nlum_v2.1, whole genome shotgun sequence contains the following coding sequences:
- the LOC133575312 gene encoding uncharacterized protein: MLKELVKERLMVAAEEIFALFETTMASYEEELSRTREEKEQHRQQLEAFSQIRMMLQAGDIQLVAHRGEHPPQPQMEPQPPHIKEEEEELWITQEGECLLGSGEADPAELPQTVVSVKTEDKAPASSQLHHKGAEPPSSSSTQHMTTEADGGSQADNLLAPLSDWEDTTSQDKDWDNTHKPNWDEHPNKMTGKKKIVCSICNKRVTRIRDLHRHQKTHAAAERFSCSVCGKSYCYKSIFTRHMQTHTVGKTFSCSVCFRAFSLESAMVAHMAKHTGNTAYECSVCSQGFLYGSDLIQHMEIHKGDKPFPCSVCGKRFFRNSVLSSHMRTHTEYDL, translated from the exons CCGAGGAAATATTCGCGCTCTTTGAAACGACGATGGCgtcgtacgaggaggaactttctcgaACGAGAGAGGAGAAGGAGCAACATCGACAACAACTGGAAGCTTTTAGCCAGATTCGCATGATGTTACAAGCTGGAG acatcCAGCTGGTTGCTCATCGAGGAGAACATCCCCCTCAACCGCAGATGGAACctcagcccccccacattaaagaggaagaggaggaactttgGATCAcccaggagggagagtgtcttttaGGGTCGGGGGAGGCTGATCCCGCCGAGTTGCCAcagactgttgtctctgtgaagactgaagacaaagcacctgcatcctcacagcttcatcacaaaggggcggagcctccaagcagcagctcaacacaacacatgacaacagaagctgatggaggatCTCAagcagacaacctcttagctccactatcagattgGGAGGACACGACATCACAGGATAAGGACTGGGACAACACCCACAAACCAAACTGGGATGAACACCCCAACAAGATGACCGGTAAAAAGAAAATTGTCTGCTCAATTTGCAATAAAAGAGTAACTCGAATACGTGATTTGCATCGACACCAAAAAACACACGCAGCGGCGGAGCGTTTTAGTTGTTCGGTATGTGGCAAAAGCTATTGTTACAAATCTATTTTCACTCGACACATGCAGACGCACACCGTAGGAAAAACGTTCAGTTGCTCGGTGTGCTTTAGAGCATTCTCGCTTGAGTCGGCGATGGTAGCGCACATGGCAAAGCATACAGGCAACACAGCCTACGAGTGTTCCGTTTGCTCTCAAGGCTTTCTTTATGGGAGCGATTTGATCCAACACATGGAAATACACAAAGGAGACAAACCTTTTCCGTGCTCTGTTTGTGGCAAGAGATTTTTTCGTAATTCCGTTTTGTcgtcacacatgagaacacacactgagtACGACCTGTAA